Proteins co-encoded in one Kutzneria chonburiensis genomic window:
- a CDS encoding class I SAM-dependent methyltransferase produces the protein MLCRVADPAPVVLLEPTPPANHLAATPEQARALPRYPLDLMRCNACGLVQLGDVVDRKELFSDYRYATGAVPALVRHFGQLADDVIERLGLPAGAKVTEIGSNDGTLLSFFARRGMKVLGVDPAVPLAAEAERRGVPTEVALFDDEVADGIVARQGHSDVVLAANVIAHVRDVDAVIRGIARLLGPTGTAVVEVAHVLPMAVDGVFEFIYHEHTAYYSLHVLRDAFARHGLDVVDVQQIDTQGGSLRVWARRDGQPDNAVTELLAVEREAGVEDGSFLDGFGDRVRRVADRLYDVVAGLRAQGKVIGGYGASARAVTLLGQSRIGPFLEWIVDDNPRKVGLFTPGDGIEVVDRGRLDERKADYVVVFAWNYAESVRRNASAFVAGGGHLILPFPDLVVD, from the coding sequence GTGCTGTGCCGGGTGGCTGACCCGGCGCCGGTGGTGCTGCTGGAACCGACGCCGCCGGCCAACCACCTGGCCGCGACGCCGGAGCAGGCGCGGGCACTGCCCCGCTATCCGCTGGACCTCATGCGCTGCAACGCTTGTGGGTTGGTGCAGCTCGGCGATGTCGTCGACCGCAAGGAGTTGTTCAGCGACTACCGTTACGCCACCGGCGCGGTTCCCGCCCTGGTACGGCATTTCGGTCAGCTGGCCGATGACGTGATCGAGCGGCTTGGGCTGCCGGCCGGGGCGAAGGTCACTGAGATCGGCTCGAACGACGGCACGCTGCTGTCTTTCTTCGCCCGGCGTGGGATGAAGGTGCTCGGCGTCGACCCCGCCGTGCCGCTGGCGGCCGAGGCCGAGCGGCGTGGCGTGCCGACCGAGGTGGCGCTGTTCGACGACGAGGTCGCGGACGGAATCGTTGCCCGGCAAGGGCATTCCGACGTCGTGTTGGCGGCCAACGTGATCGCCCACGTGCGGGACGTTGACGCGGTGATCCGCGGCATCGCCCGGCTGCTCGGGCCGACCGGCACCGCGGTGGTCGAGGTGGCGCACGTGCTGCCGATGGCGGTCGACGGCGTCTTCGAGTTCATCTACCACGAGCACACCGCGTACTACTCGCTGCATGTCCTCCGAGACGCCTTCGCCCGGCACGGTCTGGATGTCGTTGACGTGCAACAGATCGACACCCAAGGCGGCTCACTGCGGGTCTGGGCTCGACGGGACGGCCAGCCGGACAACGCGGTGACGGAGCTGCTGGCGGTGGAGCGCGAAGCGGGCGTGGAGGACGGTAGTTTCCTCGACGGCTTTGGCGATCGCGTCCGCCGCGTGGCCGACCGCCTGTACGACGTCGTGGCCGGATTGCGCGCGCAGGGCAAGGTGATCGGCGGCTACGGCGCGTCGGCGCGGGCCGTGACGCTGCTCGGCCAGTCGCGCATCGGCCCGTTCCTGGAGTGGATCGTCGACGACAATCCGCGCAAGGTCGGCCTGTTCACGCCGGGCGACGGCATCGAGGTCGTCGACCGCGGCCGGCTCGACGAGCGCAAGGCCGACTACGTCGTGGTGTTCGCCTGGAACTACGCGGAATCCGTGCGCCGCAACGCCTCCGCCTTCGTGGCCGGCGGCGGCCACCTCATCCTCCCGTTCCCCGATCTGGTCGTGGACTGA
- a CDS encoding glycosyltransferase family 2 protein, whose translation MAPRLSVIIPTRDRAGRLRTALTSVAAQGRADVEVVVVNDGGAPVEPVVAEFRHRLDVRPLTLSAEAGPSAARNHGIEAAEGEFLSFLDDDDVYLPGHLDSALAALDEGDVDVVYATAGVSDTWVDPLAADPPDLVESFDFAWHDGFLSVLCYIPPTGVVLRNSAQARFDTGVRIAEDWDLWLRLARRQGYRFRHLDRVGVVYHRIPAHSVSDDPVGNGRRALGMFHAGYQRMCARWAVPLDSPEAAYRDLVLQVYQHAFARYDRGRTLGSFWYERMVRTLHTGFLAGTPAAELAPGLAALLEHR comes from the coding sequence GTGGCTCCCCGGCTGAGCGTGATCATTCCGACGCGGGACCGCGCGGGCAGGCTGCGCACCGCGCTCACCAGCGTGGCGGCGCAGGGCCGTGCCGATGTCGAGGTCGTGGTCGTCAACGACGGCGGCGCACCGGTCGAACCGGTCGTCGCCGAGTTCCGGCACCGGCTCGACGTCCGGCCGCTCACGCTGTCCGCCGAGGCGGGGCCGTCCGCGGCCCGCAACCACGGCATCGAGGCCGCCGAGGGGGAGTTCCTGAGCTTCCTCGACGACGACGACGTGTATCTGCCAGGCCACCTCGACTCGGCGCTGGCGGCGCTGGACGAGGGTGACGTTGACGTCGTCTACGCCACGGCCGGGGTCAGCGACACCTGGGTCGACCCACTCGCCGCCGACCCGCCGGACCTGGTGGAGTCCTTCGATTTCGCCTGGCACGACGGGTTTCTCTCGGTGCTGTGCTACATCCCGCCGACCGGCGTGGTGCTGCGCAACAGCGCGCAGGCGCGGTTCGACACCGGCGTGCGGATCGCCGAGGACTGGGACCTCTGGCTGCGGCTGGCCCGCCGCCAGGGGTACCGGTTCCGGCACCTCGACCGCGTCGGCGTCGTGTACCACCGCATTCCGGCGCACAGCGTCTCCGACGACCCGGTCGGCAACGGCCGGCGGGCGCTGGGCATGTTCCACGCCGGCTACCAGCGCATGTGCGCCCGCTGGGCGGTGCCTCTGGATTCGCCGGAAGCCGCGTACCGGGATCTGGTGTTGCAGGTCTACCAGCATGCGTTCGCTCGTTACGACCGAGGCCGGACGCTGGGCTCGTTCTGGTACGAACGAATGGTCCGCACCCTGCACACCGGCTTCCTCGCCGGCACGCCCGCGGCGGAGCTGGCGCCGGGCCTGGCCGCGCTGCTGGAGCACCGGTGA
- a CDS encoding NAD-dependent epimerase/dehydratase family protein, with product MRIFLTGNEGYLGSVVQEELIEAGHTVTGHDAGFFSTDGERRAWDIRDITADDLRGHDAIVHLAGLSNDAAGELSEDVTLEINQRGSIQLAELAREAGVERFVFASSCSVYGDAHQPELTEDGEVRPLTAYARSKLVAERAIVALDGLCATALRFATLFGASPALRNDLMVNRMVGTAARYGKITVTGDGAATRPLLHVRDAATAIVSTLEAPAAAVRGQVFNVGVPGANYTIRSVAELVTDRFPAAEISFAGSPDHRSYTVCFDRFTSTVTAWQPRYDVEYGIREVAEYLEHAEPFPRIGNPWGRGERSSWLHLLRQENVLTDAFRWTRAHS from the coding sequence ATGCGGATCTTTCTCACCGGCAACGAGGGCTACCTGGGCTCGGTCGTCCAGGAGGAGCTGATCGAGGCGGGTCACACGGTGACCGGGCATGACGCCGGGTTCTTCAGCACCGACGGCGAGCGGCGGGCGTGGGACATCCGCGACATCACCGCCGACGACCTGCGCGGGCACGACGCGATCGTGCACCTGGCCGGCCTGTCCAACGATGCGGCCGGAGAGCTGTCCGAGGACGTCACGCTGGAGATCAACCAGCGCGGCTCCATCCAGCTGGCCGAGCTGGCCCGTGAGGCCGGCGTCGAGCGGTTCGTGTTCGCCTCCTCGTGCAGCGTCTACGGCGACGCGCACCAGCCGGAGCTGACCGAGGACGGCGAGGTCCGCCCGCTGACGGCGTACGCGCGCAGCAAGCTCGTGGCCGAGCGGGCGATCGTCGCCCTCGACGGCCTGTGCGCGACGGCGCTGCGTTTCGCCACGCTGTTCGGCGCTTCTCCCGCGCTGCGCAACGACTTGATGGTGAACCGGATGGTCGGCACGGCCGCCCGCTACGGCAAGATCACCGTGACCGGCGACGGCGCCGCCACCCGTCCGCTGCTGCACGTCCGCGACGCCGCGACCGCGATCGTCAGCACGCTGGAAGCCCCGGCGGCCGCTGTCCGCGGGCAGGTGTTCAACGTCGGCGTGCCGGGGGCGAACTACACCATCCGCTCGGTGGCCGAGCTGGTGACCGATCGGTTCCCGGCGGCGGAGATCAGCTTCGCCGGCTCGCCGGACCACCGTAGCTACACCGTCTGCTTCGACCGCTTCACCTCGACGGTCACGGCGTGGCAGCCCCGGTACGACGTCGAGTACGGCATCCGCGAGGTGGCCGAGTACCTCGAGCACGCCGAGCCGTTCCCGCGCATCGGCAACCCGTGGGGCCGTGGCGAGCGCAGCTCGTGGCTGCACCTGCTGCGGCAGGAGAACGTGCTGACCGACGCGTTCCGCTGGACCCGAGCCCATTCCTGA
- a CDS encoding cupin domain-containing protein — MTLSHDHILLPEGIYADARGRIIALPDFPTKHAMIIECTTGAVRGNHYHHHESHLMYVVSGRMIYLEHQADGEILTLDVKPGEAVVSPVSLAHTTVFPEPTVIAVLSDVDRGGERYENEVVRVEPLQHQVDISHLYDGPQVTP; from the coding sequence ATGACCCTGTCCCACGACCACATCCTGTTGCCGGAAGGCATCTACGCCGACGCGCGCGGGCGGATCATCGCGCTGCCCGACTTCCCGACCAAGCACGCGATGATCATCGAGTGCACCACCGGCGCGGTCCGCGGCAACCACTACCACCACCACGAGAGCCACCTGATGTACGTGGTGTCGGGCCGCATGATCTACCTGGAGCACCAGGCCGACGGCGAGATCCTGACGCTGGACGTGAAGCCGGGCGAAGCCGTGGTCAGCCCGGTCTCGCTGGCCCACACCACGGTGTTCCCGGAGCCGACGGTGATCGCCGTGCTGTCCGATGTGGACCGTGGCGGCGAACGCTACGAGAACGAGGTCGTGCGGGTGGAACCGTTGCAGCACCAGGTGGACATCTCCCACCTCTACGACGGCCCGCAGGTCACGCCGTGA
- a CDS encoding YciI family protein, with protein sequence MTAHLTAEQVYARMARLPFFVVLMRPTPLYNWDSDAGRELMRAHLQWQLELEDEGRLLAAGPLNYGRPTTEDHPIVNAGGMYIIAAESLADAERIAAQEPFGVAGWRTHVVCTWLLNEGVVRDSAAPVVDRFGPRT encoded by the coding sequence GTGACCGCGCACCTGACCGCCGAGCAGGTCTACGCCCGGATGGCGCGCCTGCCGTTCTTCGTCGTGCTGATGCGGCCGACCCCGCTGTACAACTGGGACAGCGACGCCGGCCGCGAGCTGATGCGGGCCCACCTCCAGTGGCAGCTCGAGCTGGAGGACGAGGGGCGGCTGCTGGCCGCCGGCCCGCTGAACTACGGCCGGCCGACGACCGAGGACCACCCGATCGTCAATGCCGGCGGCATGTACATCATCGCCGCCGAGTCGCTGGCCGACGCCGAGCGGATCGCCGCGCAGGAGCCGTTCGGCGTGGCCGGCTGGCGCACCCACGTCGTCTGCACCTGGCTGCTCAACGAGGGCGTCGTGCGCGACAGCGCCGCCCCGGTCGTCGACCGCTTCGGACCACGGACCTAG